In the Salvia miltiorrhiza cultivar Shanhuang (shh) chromosome 8, IMPLAD_Smil_shh, whole genome shotgun sequence genome, ACTTCATCTCTGATAATTGGAAGAAAAGTCTGAACTTGCTTCGTGTTAAAGAGATGCACGGTGGAGATCTTCTTCATCTCCCTCGACGTCTCCGTGTAGGGCGAGAACGCAAAGTCGAGGCCGTCGTACGACAGCCTCCTCAGGGCGGCGAGAGCCGGCCGGCTCGAGAAAGCGGCGTCGTGCGATTTCACGATCTCTTTCACTGCCTCTGCCGAGGAGATCACGACGAGCCGCCGGAATCCGAGCTGGAGGGACATGACGGCGCCGTACTGCTTCGGCCGAGGTACGTGTGCGGGGATCGGCCGTCGAATTGGTGCAGATTGCCGATGAACGGCAGCCGCCAGGGCCGGTCCTGGCAAAAATGGGGCCCTGGGCGAAACTAAAAAAATGGGCCCTTAATATATTATTGTGcgcaatatattaaaaaatataaatattttattacttaTAAAAATGACTTCGTCTAGCGTTTTTACCTACAAAATCATCTACAACATCATCCAAATCTATGTTATCTAAAATCTCTTTTTCAATACAAAAATTCCTAATGCCAATTGCCAAACTcacattaaaataatagaataaTTTGGCTTGAATTAGATAATGCCAATTAACTAACTTATTGCGGCTATATGACTATATTctaatatttttcatgatgtaATTTACCAGAATTTTTCCGTGATGACTATATCCTAATATTTGCTTAAGCGGCAAAGCCGAagatattaaaaaatgaaaatcaacattaaaaatttaaaaggaACGGAACAATCGAACAAACTTACCAATTACCAGAGTCCAGATTCCAGAAGACAAATAGACAATGAGGGTACAACAACAATCTTCCCCGCTACGAACCCAAACGAAGACAATCTGTAAATTGCAGTGTGAATTCATTTTTTTGCTCAAGAACAAGAAGGACAATAATCAAAGAGTAAATTGGTGAGAATAATTAATTTACCTCATTCTATTTATACAACTATATATGTGACTGATTCTGATTCAACGgtaaaaattgagaaattgaagAGATTAATACCTTCCCCATGAAATAAAATTGGCGTCTGCAACGACTTGAAGCAAAAGACGAAGCGTTTTTTCCCCCGAGAATTACGCCTGAAATTTGAAACAGATGAGATTTAATGTTTGATTTTAGATATCTAACGATTTGGTATTTACCGATAACAGATTTTGGGCCCAATTAACAagcttaatatttttatttaattatgggCCTATAATAACTattga is a window encoding:
- the LOC130998764 gene encoding 5-epiaristolochene 1,3-dihydroxylase-like, yielding MGKIVFVWVRSGEDCCCTLIVYLSSGIWTLVIVSPRAPFLPGPALAAAVHRQSAPIRRPIPAHVPRPKQYGAVMSLQLGFRRLVVISSAEAVKEIVKSHDAAFSSRPALAALRRLSYDGLDFAFSPYTETSREMKKISTVHLFNTKQVQTFLPIIRDEVLKMMEKIARDASLLNYELECNFMREKSNSSFQYSSYL